In Gemmobacter sp. 24YEA27, a genomic segment contains:
- a CDS encoding glycosyltransferase family 61 protein, with protein MQDLIEGLASGTLSQAAFAKAFRVRRESLAYQRLLIAAAERRGHRHLALQALRRLAQDDNSRFARRNSRRLHQEITEAAAGHQEEAARKAEIPRTGARKAAQKQRDPASSPLTGPAFTCQIIANPGLKAPFSGEIQTLADALFMPERANDKTLASGVLYRDGSWCELSKGWIRALKPIPAPALSDRDQIRDLPGTHLYGGHFRGHFGHFLVESTARLWALDHLGEQPESIVYLPYRGDVAAIEKAIRGQAPFFRLLGIDLPVRTFGEVQRVERLIVPELGFGWLERYAGSPAYRDFMQSRLSAAAPAEGGEKLYVSRARLPAIKGGILGERVIEENLARAGYEIFHPERHPLEVQIARYKAAGVIVALDGSALHLAAYVMPKAGRVAMILRRSSANTADYDLQFRNFADVTPDVINVIVNDWVAGEAARADFRSVGEVDFAALFDRLKALGYLPADFRPELPGEGEVRAMLEPFQGRRGDSFRPLRRGEKHGDEDE; from the coding sequence TTGCAGGATCTGATCGAAGGCCTTGCCAGCGGTACATTGAGCCAGGCTGCATTTGCAAAAGCGTTCCGGGTGCGGCGCGAAAGCCTGGCCTATCAGCGCCTGCTGATCGCGGCAGCCGAGCGGCGTGGCCATCGCCATCTGGCCCTGCAGGCGCTGCGCCGGCTGGCGCAGGATGACAACAGCCGCTTTGCCCGCCGCAACAGTCGTCGCCTGCACCAGGAAATCACAGAAGCGGCCGCCGGGCATCAGGAGGAAGCCGCCCGAAAGGCCGAAATTCCCCGGACGGGGGCCAGGAAAGCGGCCCAGAAACAGCGGGACCCGGCTTCAAGCCCTCTGACCGGCCCCGCTTTCACATGTCAGATCATCGCGAATCCGGGCCTTAAAGCGCCCTTCTCCGGCGAAATCCAGACGCTGGCCGACGCTCTTTTCATGCCTGAACGCGCCAATGATAAGACCCTGGCCTCGGGTGTGCTTTACCGGGATGGCAGCTGGTGTGAATTGTCAAAGGGCTGGATCCGGGCGCTGAAGCCCATCCCGGCGCCGGCGCTCTCGGATCGGGACCAGATCCGGGATCTGCCGGGCACCCATCTTTACGGCGGACATTTTCGTGGCCATTTCGGGCATTTCCTCGTCGAATCGACCGCAAGGCTCTGGGCGCTCGACCACCTGGGGGAACAGCCCGAAAGCATCGTCTATCTGCCCTATCGCGGCGATGTGGCAGCGATTGAAAAGGCGATCAGGGGCCAGGCACCGTTCTTCCGGCTTCTTGGCATCGACCTTCCGGTACGCACCTTTGGCGAGGTGCAGCGGGTGGAGCGGCTGATCGTTCCCGAGCTTGGGTTCGGCTGGCTTGAACGTTATGCCGGCTCGCCCGCTTACCGGGATTTCATGCAAAGCCGCCTGAGTGCTGCGGCACCGGCAGAGGGGGGCGAAAAGCTCTATGTGTCGCGGGCGCGGCTGCCGGCGATCAAGGGCGGCATTCTGGGGGAAAGGGTGATCGAGGAGAATCTGGCCCGCGCGGGCTATGAGATTTTCCACCCCGAACGCCATCCGCTTGAAGTGCAGATCGCGCGCTACAAGGCGGCGGGGGTGATTGTCGCGCTGGATGGATCGGCGCTGCATCTGGCGGCCTATGTCATGCCAAAGGCCGGGCGCGTCGCGATGATCCTGCGCCGGTCCTCGGCCAATACCGCCGATTATGACCTGCAATTCCGCAATTTCGCCGATGTGACGCCGGATGTGATCAATGTGATCGTGAATGACTGGGTCGCGGGAGAGGCGGCGCGTGCCGATTTCCGTTCGGTCGGAGAAGTGGATTTCGCGGCTTTGTTCGACCGGCTGAAGGCGCTCGGCTATCTTCCCGCCGATTTCCGCCCCGAACTGCCCGGCGAGGGCGAAGTCCGCGCCATGCTGGAGCCGTTCCAGGGCCGGCGCGGCGATTCATTCCGTCCGCTGAGGCGCGGTGAAAAACACGGGGATGAAGACGAGTGA
- a CDS encoding FkbM family methyltransferase, protein MAARKKAAPPEAAPDTDASAPKSKAEQRAEMMIRRQKRNMRKAWAEGYLTGICAMLRPGDLAVDCGANMGVVTAQLAATGADVIAFEPDPDCFAALQQKFGATTNVTLINSAVGTRAGTVRLMRAGNFDANPVGASVKNTILDGGRGIDEGNSVEVQLIDFPAFLREKGQIGFLKLDIEGAELEILEAMERDGLFARVKSLVAETHERKFPELRQRFRELRRRVAETYPPTHVNLDWI, encoded by the coding sequence ATGGCCGCGCGCAAGAAAGCTGCGCCGCCTGAGGCCGCGCCTGACACTGACGCGAGCGCTCCGAAGTCAAAGGCCGAACAGCGGGCCGAGATGATGATCCGCCGCCAGAAGCGCAATATGCGCAAGGCCTGGGCCGAGGGCTATCTGACCGGCATCTGTGCCATGCTGCGGCCGGGGGATCTGGCGGTGGATTGCGGCGCCAATATGGGCGTGGTGACGGCGCAGCTTGCCGCCACCGGCGCCGATGTGATCGCCTTTGAACCCGATCCGGATTGCTTTGCGGCCTTGCAGCAGAAATTCGGTGCTACCACGAATGTCACGCTGATCAATTCCGCCGTCGGCACCCGCGCCGGCACCGTCCGCCTGATGCGCGCCGGGAATTTCGACGCCAATCCGGTGGGGGCCTCGGTGAAAAACACCATCCTCGATGGCGGGCGCGGCATTGATGAAGGAAACTCTGTCGAGGTGCAGCTGATCGATTTCCCCGCCTTCCTGCGCGAAAAGGGACAGATCGGCTTCCTCAAGCTCGATATCGAGGGTGCAGAGCTGGAAATCCTTGAGGCCATGGAGCGCGACGGGCTTTTCGCCCGGGTCAAAAGCCTCGTGGCCGAGACCCATGAGCGCAAATTCCCCGAGCTGCGCCAGAGATTTCGCGAGCTGCGCCGCCGGGTGGCCGAAACATATCCGCCAACCCATGTTAATCTCGACTGGATCTGA
- a CDS encoding cupin domain-containing protein, producing the protein MIDLSVFTALSGIDLGQLKDKPTTLNPGQQEAAHALWSSPDGVLEIGLWECTPGQFTADRSAAAEFCYFLEGKIVMTHVDGTKKTLGPGDAIMLPKGWKGTWEILEHTRKIFVFFEG; encoded by the coding sequence ATGATCGACCTTTCCGTTTTCACAGCCCTTTCAGGGATCGACCTCGGCCAGCTGAAAGACAAGCCGACCACCCTGAACCCTGGCCAGCAAGAGGCCGCCCATGCGCTCTGGTCCTCACCTGATGGGGTGCTGGAGATCGGGCTTTGGGAATGCACGCCGGGCCAGTTCACCGCTGACCGGTCAGCTGCCGCCGAATTCTGCTACTTTCTCGAAGGCAAGATCGTCATGACCCATGTCGACGGCACGAAAAAGACGCTCGGGCCGGGGGATGCGATCATGCTGCCGAAGGGCTGGAAAGGCACCTGGGAGATCCTGGAACATACCCGCAAGATCTTTGTCTTTTTCGAAGGCTGA
- the tnpB gene encoding IS66 family insertion sequence element accessory protein TnpB (TnpB, as the term is used for proteins encoded by IS66 family insertion elements, is considered an accessory protein, since TnpC, encoded by a neighboring gene, is a DDE family transposase.), which produces MILPEQTVRIMIVTRPVDIRKGHDALAAIAQGELGSTPGAGVMVVFRSCRGDRIKILLWDCSGVPRLSLEQFEALPAGLDRRLIRAPRPVLPGAAE; this is translated from the coding sequence GTGATCCTCCCGGAGCAGACGGTGCGGATCATGATTGTGACGAGGCCCGTGGACATCCGCAAAGGCCATGACGCTCTGGCGGCTATCGCGCAGGGCGAGCTCGGCTCTACACCGGGCGCGGGCGTGATGGTGGTGTTCCGTTCGTGCCGTGGTGACAGGATCAAAATCCTGCTCTGGGACTGCAGCGGGGTGCCGCGGCTGTCGCTGGAGCAGTTCGAGGCGTTGCCCGCGGGTCTCGACCGGCGCCTTATCCGGGCGCCGCGCCCTGTTCTGCCCGGCGCCGCAGAATGA
- a CDS encoding FkbM family methyltransferase has protein sequence MTEATLTIVATCNGVEVPDAPILGPRMIEAMNNHRYERQEIECGLAVIPKGARILEMGAGAGVVGAVLAKNCAPVSILSIEANPGLLPHINRLYAHNGLQDLISVRHAVVFSAPDAPGTVTFNVAGNFLGSSLTELPGKKTRAVEVPVLRYSDLTKEYPHDTIMMDIEGGELDFLRHADLSGVNLVILEMHRDAYGREGMQEIRNLFLDKGFTLNEEQSKVGVHIWCRLMGPDQG, from the coding sequence ATGACCGAGGCAACCCTTACCATCGTCGCAACCTGTAATGGTGTCGAAGTGCCGGACGCGCCCATCCTGGGGCCACGTATGATCGAGGCGATGAACAATCACCGTTATGAGCGCCAGGAGATCGAATGTGGTCTCGCTGTGATCCCGAAAGGCGCCCGGATCCTCGAGATGGGGGCGGGGGCAGGGGTTGTCGGCGCGGTACTGGCAAAGAACTGCGCGCCGGTTTCGATCCTGTCCATCGAGGCCAATCCGGGCCTTCTGCCCCATATCAATCGTCTTTACGCGCATAACGGGTTGCAGGATCTGATCTCGGTGCGCCATGCTGTGGTCTTCAGCGCGCCCGATGCGCCCGGGACAGTTACTTTCAATGTGGCGGGGAATTTCCTCGGCTCTTCGCTGACGGAACTGCCGGGCAAAAAGACCCGCGCGGTCGAGGTGCCGGTGCTGCGCTACAGCGATCTGACCAAAGAATACCCCCATGATACGATCATGATGGATATCGAGGGCGGCGAGCTGGATTTCCTGCGCCATGCCGATCTCTCGGGCGTCAATCTGGTGATCCTCGAAATGCATCGCGATGCCTATGGTCGCGAGGGGATGCAGGAAATCCGCAATCTGTTCCTGGACAAGGGCTTCACCCTGAATGAGGAGCAAAGCAAAGTCGGGGTCCATATCTGGTGCCGGCTTATGGGCCCGGACCAGGGTTGA
- a CDS encoding ABC transporter ATP-binding protein: protein MTNAQTGSRKGAAIDIQACSKFYGNFTALDDVSLRVEPGEFMSFLGPSGSGKTTTLNLIAGFTDLSRGEIRLGERPISNVPAHKRNIGVVFQHYALFPHMTVAKNVAYPLRQRGVAKAERDRLVEGALAKVHLEKFAHRYPSELSGGQQQRVALARAMVFDPSVLLMDEPLGALDKKLREVLQLEIRRIHRELGSTFVYVTHDQEEALVLSDRIAVFNKGRIEQVGTGHQLYSDPQTLFVGQFIGESSILRGGHRVNGAETALDIGGTPISAPGIPKSDRAQVILLRPEDVAVQAPGTGAANGRGNVIQGMVREAIYLGSAMKYEVLLADGTPIVARTATQGEAFGIGAGIELAWKPEDGRLLTDDGSVGGH from the coding sequence ATGACCAATGCACAAACCGGCAGCCGCAAGGGCGCGGCCATCGACATCCAGGCCTGTTCGAAATTCTACGGCAATTTCACCGCGCTGGATGATGTGTCGCTCAGGGTCGAGCCGGGCGAGTTCATGTCCTTTCTCGGGCCGTCCGGGTCAGGCAAGACCACGACGCTGAACCTGATCGCCGGGTTCACCGATCTGAGCCGGGGCGAAATCCGGCTGGGCGAGCGCCCGATCAGCAATGTCCCCGCCCATAAGCGCAATATCGGGGTGGTGTTCCAGCATTACGCGCTGTTCCCGCATATGACGGTGGCGAAGAATGTGGCCTATCCTTTGCGTCAGCGCGGCGTGGCAAAGGCCGAGCGTGACCGCCTGGTTGAAGGCGCGCTGGCCAAGGTGCATCTTGAGAAATTCGCGCATCGCTACCCGTCCGAGCTGTCCGGCGGCCAGCAGCAGCGTGTCGCGCTGGCCCGCGCGATGGTCTTTGACCCTTCGGTCCTTCTGATGGATGAACCCCTTGGTGCGCTTGACAAAAAGCTGCGCGAAGTCTTGCAGCTGGAAATCCGGCGCATCCATCGCGAGCTCGGATCGACCTTCGTCTATGTGACCCATGACCAGGAAGAGGCGCTGGTGCTGTCTGACCGCATCGCGGTCTTTAACAAAGGCCGGATCGAGCAGGTCGGGACCGGGCATCAGCTCTATTCTGACCCTCAGACGCTGTTTGTTGGCCAGTTCATCGGCGAAAGCTCGATCCTGCGCGGCGGTCACCGGGTGAATGGCGCGGAAACCGCGCTGGACATCGGCGGCACCCCCATTTCGGCCCCCGGCATCCCGAAATCTGACCGCGCGCAGGTCATTCTCCTGCGCCCTGAAGATGTCGCCGTCCAGGCCCCCGGCACGGGCGCGGCCAACGGGCGCGGCAATGTGATCCAGGGCATGGTGCGAGAGGCGATCTATCTGGGATCTGCGATGAAATATGAAGTTCTCCTCGCGGACGGCACGCCCATCGTGGCGCGCACCGCCACGCAAGGCGAGGCCTTCGGGATCGGGGCCGGGATCGAGCTGGCCTGGAAGCCGGAAGATGGCAGGCTTCTGACCGATGACGGCTCGGTAGGCGGACATTAG
- a CDS encoding FAD-binding oxidoreductase, with protein MQAKKNGGVSFWYENIGGTPGYRAPLPGNIDVDICIVGAGYTGLWTAYYLTEIEPTLRIAIVEKEFAGFGGSGRNGGWCSGEFSWSRNKYLSTGTREGVIDFERQLRGTVAEVERVTQKEGIDCDFLMTDCLTFAQTPAQWGRLQEDYATAMSWQVPATRLELIDGAEAASRIRVPNAKGALVRHNVARIQPAKLVRGLAEVVERRGVKIYEQTAVTSIEKGRVVTSRGTVKAKRVVRATEGFTHGIKGQEREWLPLNSAQIVTQPLPDALWDEIGWEKFQLLADASHAYCYSQRTADNRIAMGGRGVPYRFGSKTDVNGQTQPATVEALIEILYRMLPQTKGLSIDHAWCGVLGVPRDWCTTAGMDANTGMAWAGGYVGLGVSTSNFSGQTLADLVLDRNTERTSLPWVNRRPKKWEIEPFRWLGVHGMYWLYHLADRQEARSGGTKSSPLATLANKLTGR; from the coding sequence ATGCAAGCGAAGAAAAACGGTGGCGTCTCGTTCTGGTATGAGAATATCGGCGGCACGCCCGGCTACCGCGCGCCGCTGCCCGGCAATATCGACGTCGATATCTGCATCGTCGGCGCGGGCTATACCGGGCTCTGGACCGCCTATTACCTGACCGAAATCGAACCGACACTGCGGATCGCGATTGTCGAAAAGGAATTCGCGGGCTTTGGCGGTTCGGGCCGCAATGGCGGCTGGTGCTCGGGCGAATTCAGCTGGAGCCGGAACAAATACCTCTCGACCGGCACCCGCGAAGGCGTGATCGACTTCGAGCGTCAGCTGCGCGGCACCGTGGCCGAGGTGGAGCGGGTGACGCAAAAGGAAGGCATCGATTGCGACTTCCTGATGACCGACTGCCTGACCTTTGCCCAGACCCCGGCGCAATGGGGGAGGCTGCAGGAAGATTACGCGACCGCGATGTCGTGGCAGGTGCCCGCGACAAGGCTCGAGCTGATAGACGGCGCCGAGGCCGCCTCGCGCATCCGGGTGCCGAATGCGAAAGGCGCGCTGGTGCGCCATAATGTGGCGCGGATTCAGCCGGCGAAACTGGTGCGCGGACTGGCAGAAGTGGTCGAGCGGCGCGGCGTCAAAATCTACGAGCAAACCGCCGTCACCAGCATCGAAAAGGGCCGCGTGGTCACCAGTCGTGGCACGGTGAAGGCGAAACGCGTGGTTCGCGCGACCGAGGGTTTCACCCATGGAATCAAGGGGCAGGAACGCGAATGGCTGCCGCTGAATTCGGCGCAGATCGTGACCCAGCCCCTGCCCGACGCGCTTTGGGATGAAATCGGCTGGGAAAAGTTCCAGCTGCTGGCGGATGCCAGCCACGCCTATTGCTATTCGCAGCGCACCGCCGACAACCGCATCGCCATGGGCGGGCGCGGTGTACCCTACCGGTTCGGGTCAAAAACCGATGTGAACGGCCAGACCCAGCCCGCAACGGTCGAGGCGCTGATCGAGATCCTCTACCGGATGCTGCCGCAGACAAAGGGGCTTTCGATCGACCACGCCTGGTGTGGTGTGCTGGGCGTACCGCGTGACTGGTGCACCACCGCCGGCATGGACGCGAATACCGGCATGGCCTGGGCCGGCGGCTATGTCGGTCTCGGCGTCTCGACCTCGAATTTCTCGGGCCAGACGCTCGCGGATCTGGTCCTTGACCGTAATACCGAACGCACCAGCCTGCCCTGGGTCAACCGCCGTCCGAAAAAATGGGAGATCGAGCCCTTCCGCTGGCTCGGTGTCCACGGAATGTACTGGCTGTATCACCTGGCCGACCGCCAGGAAGCCCGCTCGGGCGGGACCAAAAGCTCGCCCCTCGCCACACTCGCCAATAAACTGACCGGCCGCTGA
- a CDS encoding glycosyltransferase family 2 protein: MGEAKTGAGQNAKAAGALAGKAIAKSSVGTSAASAREGKAQPGKGHVAKIRKAKATRDPDPDARPDLPRGASGIFATVPFALKRHASPHGQVTAVSMMKDEGPYVIEWVAHHLAVGFSDLVVYTNDCSDGTDDMLIRLEELGLAHHRRNDIPEGIRPQPSALNYAQEEPVVGLSDWVMVFDADEFLSIRYGDGTLDDLIAAAKAQDATGIVVTWRIFGSGGVVDWSTAPVSQQYLMAAPQDWNKGWGVKTLFKFDPENWKLGIHRPKMKTKAIKAGFADEVKWLNGSGREMEDYFKFRGWRSITRTVGYDWVQLNHYAVKSVDSYAIRKLRGNVNNKKDKYNSDYWSLQDRNEVRDDTMLRYTARRDEIILELLKDPVLARLHEAALARVDQRLAEIRGTEAYSALVSDLARAGQVPIQEIVAKPPQARDPEKIAALMSDIEKTRNEAAREKRRSAPREAMEALPSGSYLSQPRANPGYAGDWVANHGVVLPLDPGVFSNPGLALIAKGKFDRGLARRLPQILAKDARVTEIGAGAGFLAAHLAAVRPDLHLSVSEGEPELRRVLDLVWAQNGCRPGERLCLMEDSPLSEMIARTLPEALLLADPRITPEGLADILTRVSPAQIFLYGRLIEAGRDRLQDYARVMEAGYIAAPGFDAGLTVFRIARHPASGAPS; the protein is encoded by the coding sequence ATGGGTGAGGCGAAAACCGGGGCCGGTCAGAATGCGAAAGCCGCCGGGGCTTTGGCAGGAAAGGCCATTGCGAAGTCTTCTGTTGGGACAAGTGCGGCAAGTGCACGAGAGGGCAAAGCACAGCCGGGCAAAGGTCATGTGGCGAAGATCCGGAAGGCCAAAGCGACCCGTGACCCTGACCCTGACGCGCGTCCGGACCTGCCCCGGGGCGCGTCCGGGATATTCGCGACCGTTCCCTTCGCACTGAAGCGCCATGCCAGTCCGCATGGCCAGGTCACCGCCGTCTCAATGATGAAGGATGAGGGGCCCTATGTGATCGAATGGGTGGCGCATCACCTTGCCGTCGGCTTCTCGGATCTCGTCGTCTATACCAATGACTGTTCCGACGGCACCGATGACATGCTGATCCGGCTCGAAGAACTCGGGCTTGCCCATCACCGCAGGAATGACATTCCCGAAGGCATCCGCCCGCAGCCTTCTGCGCTGAACTATGCGCAGGAGGAGCCGGTTGTGGGTCTCTCCGACTGGGTGATGGTGTTTGATGCCGATGAGTTTCTCTCGATCCGCTACGGCGATGGCACGCTGGATGATCTGATCGCCGCCGCCAAAGCCCAGGACGCCACCGGGATCGTGGTGACCTGGCGCATCTTCGGCTCGGGCGGCGTGGTCGACTGGTCCACCGCCCCGGTGTCGCAACAATATCTGATGGCCGCGCCGCAGGACTGGAACAAGGGCTGGGGGGTCAAAACGCTCTTCAAATTCGACCCGGAAAACTGGAAGCTCGGCATCCACCGCCCCAAGATGAAAACCAAAGCCATCAAGGCCGGTTTCGCCGATGAGGTGAAATGGCTGAACGGCTCGGGCCGCGAGATGGAGGATTATTTCAAGTTTCGCGGCTGGCGGTCGATCACCAGGACGGTCGGCTATGACTGGGTGCAGCTCAATCATTATGCAGTGAAATCGGTCGACTCTTACGCGATCCGCAAGCTGCGTGGCAATGTCAACAATAAGAAAGACAAGTATAATTCCGATTACTGGTCGCTCCAGGACCGCAATGAGGTCAGGGATGACACCATGCTGCGCTACACGGCGCGGCGCGATGAGATCATCCTTGAATTGCTGAAAGACCCGGTTCTGGCGCGGCTGCACGAGGCGGCGCTGGCACGTGTCGATCAGCGGCTGGCCGAGATCCGGGGGACTGAGGCCTATAGCGCGCTGGTCTCCGATCTGGCCCGTGCGGGCCAGGTGCCGATTCAGGAAATCGTCGCCAAACCGCCCCAGGCGCGCGACCCGGAAAAGATCGCAGCCCTGATGAGCGATATCGAAAAGACGCGCAACGAAGCCGCCCGCGAAAAGCGCAGATCCGCGCCGCGTGAGGCGATGGAGGCGCTGCCATCGGGCAGCTATCTCAGCCAGCCGCGCGCCAATCCGGGTTATGCGGGGGACTGGGTGGCAAACCATGGCGTGGTGCTGCCACTTGATCCTGGCGTCTTCTCAAACCCCGGCCTCGCGCTGATTGCAAAGGGGAAATTCGATCGCGGGCTTGCCAGACGCCTGCCGCAGATCCTTGCCAAAGACGCGCGGGTGACCGAGATCGGCGCAGGGGCAGGCTTTCTTGCCGCGCATCTCGCCGCCGTGCGCCCCGATCTGCATCTGAGCGTGAGCGAGGGTGAGCCGGAGCTGCGCCGCGTGCTGGATCTGGTATGGGCGCAAAACGGGTGCCGCCCGGGGGAGCGGCTGTGCCTCATGGAAGACAGCCCCCTGTCTGAGATGATCGCCAGGACCCTCCCGGAGGCGCTTTTGCTTGCCGACCCGCGCATCACGCCCGAGGGTCTGGCCGATATTCTCACCCGCGTCAGCCCGGCCCAGATCTTCCTCTATGGCCGTCTGATCGAGGCCGGCCGCGACCGGCTTCAGGATTATGCCAGGGTGATGGAGGCCGGCTACATCGCCGCCCCCGGCTTTGATGCCGGGCTGACAGTGTTCCGCATCGCGAGACACCCGGCCAGCGGCGCCCCATCCTAG